The following coding sequences lie in one Allochromatium vinosum DSM 180 genomic window:
- the pufA gene encoding light-harvesting antenna LH1, alpha subunit: MSDVAKPKNPEDDWKIWLVVNPATWLMPIFYALLVLAIAVHAVVFSVGLGWQ, translated from the coding sequence ATGAGCGACGTCGCAAAGCCGAAGAACCCCGAAGACGATTGGAAGATCTGGCTGGTCGTCAATCCGGCTACCTGGCTGATGCCCATCTTCTACGCTCTGCTGGTTCTGGCCATCGCTGTCCACGCGGTCGTCTTCTCGGTCGGCCTCGGCTGGCAGTGA
- the pufA gene encoding light-harvesting antenna LH1, alpha subunit: MAIEFMGYKPLENDYKFWLVVNPATWLIPTLIAVALTAILIHVVAFDLEGQGWHAPAAEAVEAAPAAQ; this comes from the coding sequence ATGGCTATCGAATTCATGGGTTACAAGCCTCTCGAAAACGACTACAAATTCTGGCTGGTCGTCAATCCGGCTACCTGGCTGATCCCGACGCTGATCGCCGTGGCGCTGACCGCCATCCTGATCCACGTCGTGGCCTTCGATCTGGAAGGTCAGGGCTGGCATGCTCCGGCTGCGGAAGCTGTTGAAGCAGCTCCGGCGGCTCAGTAA
- a CDS encoding BCD family MFS transporter, whose product MSQPIDPRLLAWRELVRRLLPFADVATPDLPMPRLLRLSLFQVSVAIAMVLLTGTLNRVMVVELGVPTWLVATMLALPLIFAPFRALIGHRSDYHHSAFGLRRVPYIWFGSMLQFGGFAIMPFALLLLADASNSLNILGKLGAGLAFLMVGAGLHTTQTAGLALAMDLAPPDKRPRVVALLYVTLLLGMVLSALLFGRLLTDFSQQLLIQLIQGAAVATIVLNLVALWKQEAVDAVRAANPAKRPPFLETWREFAAGGQASRLLIVVGLGTAGFTMQDILLEPYGGQVLGMTVSQTTALTALWATGTLVAFLLSGYWLGHGGNAYRLTTIGVLCGLLAFSAVIHAASTESVMLFRLGTVLIGFGGGFLAVGTLTAAMDMASADHGGLHSGLALGAWGAVQATANGLAMAIGGSMRDVVSGMAGAGAFGPDLTGPEIGYIAVYGFEILLLASALVILVPMALKRGEAVARDSSKIGLDHMP is encoded by the coding sequence ATGAGTCAACCCATCGATCCACGGTTACTCGCCTGGCGTGAACTCGTACGCCGACTGCTGCCCTTCGCGGACGTAGCGACCCCGGATTTGCCGATGCCGCGCCTGCTGCGTCTGTCGCTGTTCCAGGTCTCGGTCGCCATTGCCATGGTGCTGCTCACCGGCACACTCAACCGCGTCATGGTCGTCGAACTCGGGGTTCCGACCTGGCTGGTGGCGACCATGCTGGCCCTGCCGCTGATCTTTGCGCCCTTCCGCGCCCTGATCGGGCACCGCTCGGACTATCATCACTCGGCGTTCGGTCTGCGCCGCGTTCCCTATATCTGGTTCGGCAGCATGTTGCAGTTCGGCGGTTTCGCGATCATGCCGTTCGCTCTGCTGTTGCTGGCCGATGCTTCGAACAGCCTCAACATCCTGGGCAAGCTGGGCGCGGGTCTGGCTTTCCTGATGGTCGGCGCGGGCCTGCACACCACCCAGACTGCCGGTCTGGCACTGGCCATGGATCTCGCACCGCCGGACAAGCGTCCGCGCGTCGTGGCACTGCTCTATGTCACGCTGCTGCTCGGCATGGTGCTCAGCGCACTGCTCTTCGGTCGCCTGTTGACCGACTTCTCGCAGCAGCTCCTGATTCAGCTCATCCAGGGCGCGGCCGTGGCCACAATCGTGCTGAACCTCGTTGCTCTCTGGAAGCAGGAAGCGGTCGATGCGGTGCGTGCCGCCAATCCGGCCAAGCGTCCGCCGTTTCTCGAGACCTGGCGTGAATTCGCCGCCGGCGGTCAGGCCAGTCGGCTGCTGATCGTGGTCGGTCTGGGCACGGCCGGTTTCACCATGCAGGACATTCTGCTCGAACCCTATGGCGGTCAGGTTTTGGGAATGACCGTGTCGCAGACGACCGCGCTGACGGCGCTCTGGGCGACCGGAACCCTGGTGGCCTTCCTGCTGTCGGGCTACTGGCTGGGGCATGGCGGCAATGCCTATCGACTCACGACGATCGGCGTACTCTGTGGATTACTGGCCTTCTCCGCCGTTATCCACGCTGCAAGTACCGAGTCGGTCATGCTGTTTCGCCTTGGTACCGTTCTGATCGGGTTTGGCGGCGGATTCCTGGCGGTCGGAACCTTGACGGCGGCCATGGATATGGCGAGCGCCGATCATGGTGGTCTGCACAGCGGCTTGGCACTCGGTGCCTGGGGCGCGGTTCAAGCAACCGCTAATGGTCTCGCCATGGCGATCGGCGGCAGTATGCGCGATGTCGTGTCCGGTATGGCTGGAGCCGGCGCTTTTGGCCCGGATCTGACCGGGCCTGAGATCGGATACATCGCCGTCTATGGATTCGAGATCCTGCTGCTGGCGAGCGCCCTGGTCATACTCGTGCCGATGGCACTGAAACGCGGCGAGGCCGTTGCGCGCGATTCATCCAAGATCGGTCTCGACCACATGCCCTAG
- the pufB gene encoding light-harvesting antenna LH1, beta subunit encodes MADMKSLSGLTEQQAKEFHEQFKVTYTAFVGLAALAHLFVIAANPWW; translated from the coding sequence ATGGCTGATATGAAGAGTCTGTCGGGTCTGACCGAGCAGCAGGCGAAAGAATTCCACGAGCAGTTCAAGGTGACCTACACCGCGTTTGTGGGTCTGGCCGCTCTGGCACATCTGTTCGTCATCGCGGCGAATCCTTGGTGGTAA
- a CDS encoding disulfide bond formation protein B — MVLKRIERLWLLIGIAGIGIGLASVVLTEWLHLDPCHLCIFQRLLMLVAGVFALVAAGVAWRGANPLPFGGLAMLTTLGGVAVAAHHSWIQAYPSDTNSCVGSTPGPIESFIEWLGQQLPALFLATGFCDDDSFRLFGLTLANLSLLLFIVLTSAAFWALLRARST, encoded by the coding sequence ATGGTGCTAAAGAGAATTGAGCGTCTATGGCTGCTCATAGGGATCGCCGGGATCGGCATCGGCCTTGCCTCGGTCGTGCTGACCGAGTGGCTGCATCTGGACCCTTGCCATCTGTGCATCTTCCAGCGTCTTCTGATGCTCGTGGCAGGTGTTTTCGCACTTGTTGCGGCGGGGGTCGCTTGGCGTGGCGCGAATCCGCTACCGTTTGGTGGCCTGGCGATGCTTACGACACTGGGTGGCGTAGCGGTCGCGGCCCATCATAGCTGGATTCAGGCCTATCCTTCGGATACCAATAGCTGCGTCGGCAGCACACCCGGTCCGATCGAGTCCTTCATCGAGTGGCTTGGGCAACAGCTACCCGCACTGTTTCTGGCAACCGGCTTTTGCGATGACGATAGCTTTCGCCTCTTTGGCCTAACGCTGGCCAACCTGTCACTGCTGCTTTTCATTGTGCTGACGAGCGCGGCATTTTGGGCGCTCCTTCGAGCACGCTCAACATAG
- a CDS encoding thiol:disulfide interchange protein DsbA/DsbL encodes MPLTRRHFNRLIFGSFALAALPPVAARAALVEGEDWRAITPPQPTDVPGKIEVLEFFSYGCPHCGSLNPLLKQWKSTLPEDVVLRRVPITFGRQAWANLACLFYALESLEALDRLDQAVFTALHEQRVKLYTEPAILEWLGDKEIDIQSFKDAFNSFDVQTKVGRSDYLAERYQIDAVPTLAVAGRYAVLGHKAQGMPDLLAIADQLIDRARNEGAAG; translated from the coding sequence ATGCCGTTGACACGCCGACACTTCAACCGACTCATCTTCGGCTCGTTCGCGCTGGCGGCCCTACCACCAGTGGCGGCCCGAGCCGCACTTGTGGAAGGCGAAGACTGGCGCGCGATAACGCCACCCCAACCGACCGATGTGCCGGGAAAAATCGAAGTGCTGGAGTTCTTCTCCTATGGTTGCCCGCATTGCGGCTCCCTGAACCCGCTGCTCAAGCAATGGAAATCGACGCTGCCGGAAGATGTCGTGCTGCGGCGCGTGCCCATCACTTTCGGCCGTCAGGCCTGGGCCAACCTCGCATGTCTCTTCTACGCACTCGAAAGCCTCGAAGCGCTGGATCGACTCGATCAGGCCGTCTTCACGGCCCTGCACGAGCAGCGTGTCAAACTTTACACTGAACCGGCGATCCTAGAATGGCTGGGCGACAAGGAGATCGACATCCAAAGCTTCAAGGACGCCTTCAACTCGTTCGACGTTCAGACCAAGGTGGGGCGTTCGGACTATCTGGCCGAACGCTATCAGATCGACGCCGTGCCGACATTGGCTGTTGCGGGACGTTACGCCGTACTGGGTCACAAGGCCCAGGGCATGCCGGATCTACTCGCGATCGCGGATCAACTGATCGACCGGGCACGCAACGAAGGCGCGGCGGGATGA
- a CDS encoding ATP-binding protein: protein MRLSIHSKVFLTLLLACVVVLAGSHAFVQWSFQRGLVEFADAREQERIARVIERLSDIHQREGSWRSLIEDRRLWFYALNGRRDPWREPRPERQERGPHWMREVGADPRAWPPQGWLDRLRQHERPAPLELRLMLLDAQGDILYGRTELLANTRRYPVEVDGRRIGELALLPGSPVPESAELRFRATLGDRLWIIALAMLLLAAALAYPLSSRLVRPVRDFQDVARRLAAGDFSARVPAHGGDELARLGQDINALAAALERNEQARRRWAADISHELRTPIALLRAELEALQDGVRPFDRDALDALHGDILRLGRLIDDLYELTTTDMGALGYRFAACDVAEILGADIDAFERTFQEAGLTLEFDDALREPILIQADAQRLSQLFRNLLGNSRKYTDPGGGLYIRLWRETGRLVIDFQDSAPGVPAEDVSRLFERLYRVEGSRSRNTGGAGLGLAIARNVVEAHGGTIAAEAAPQGGLWIRVTLPVSGKSA from the coding sequence ATGCGTCTGTCGATCCATTCCAAAGTCTTCCTGACACTCCTGCTTGCCTGTGTGGTGGTGCTGGCGGGATCGCATGCCTTCGTGCAATGGTCGTTTCAGCGAGGACTGGTCGAATTCGCCGACGCGCGTGAACAGGAGCGTATCGCGCGCGTCATCGAGCGACTGAGCGATATCCATCAGCGCGAGGGTTCCTGGCGATCGCTGATCGAAGATCGGCGTCTGTGGTTCTATGCGTTGAACGGGCGGCGCGACCCCTGGCGTGAGCCGCGCCCCGAACGCCAGGAGCGTGGGCCGCACTGGATGCGCGAGGTCGGAGCAGATCCACGCGCCTGGCCGCCCCAGGGCTGGCTGGATCGGTTGCGTCAGCACGAGCGCCCGGCCCCGCTTGAACTGAGGCTCATGCTGCTCGATGCTCAGGGTGACATCCTCTATGGCCGCACCGAACTGCTCGCCAACACCCGTCGCTATCCGGTGGAGGTGGACGGCCGGCGGATCGGTGAACTGGCCCTGCTTCCCGGCTCGCCCGTACCTGAATCGGCCGAGCTGCGTTTTCGCGCCACCCTGGGCGACCGGCTCTGGATCATCGCCCTGGCGATGCTGCTGCTCGCCGCCGCCCTCGCCTATCCACTCTCCAGTCGGCTCGTGCGTCCGGTGCGCGATTTCCAGGACGTGGCACGGCGGCTGGCGGCCGGCGATTTCAGCGCGCGCGTGCCCGCGCATGGCGGTGACGAGCTGGCGCGTCTGGGGCAGGACATCAATGCACTGGCCGCCGCACTGGAGCGCAATGAACAGGCGCGCCGACGCTGGGCGGCCGACATCTCGCACGAGCTGCGCACGCCCATTGCCCTGCTGCGCGCCGAACTGGAAGCCCTTCAGGATGGGGTGCGCCCCTTCGATCGTGATGCGCTCGATGCCTTGCATGGCGATATATTGCGTCTCGGCCGCCTGATCGACGACCTCTACGAGCTGACCACGACCGACATGGGCGCGCTCGGCTATCGCTTCGCCGCCTGCGATGTCGCCGAGATCCTCGGTGCCGACATCGACGCCTTCGAGCGGACGTTCCAGGAGGCGGGGCTGACGCTGGAGTTCGACGACGCGCTGCGCGAACCCATACTGATCCAGGCCGATGCACAGCGGCTCTCGCAGCTGTTTCGCAATCTGCTGGGCAACAGCCGTAAATACACGGACCCAGGCGGCGGGCTGTACATCCGGTTGTGGCGTGAGACCGGACGGCTCGTCATCGATTTTCAGGACAGCGCGCCCGGTGTTCCGGCTGAAGACGTGTCGCGGCTCTTCGAGCGGCTCTATCGGGTCGAGGGATCGCGCAGTCGGAATACGGGTGGAGCCGGGCTGGGGCTGGCCATCGCCCGCAACGTGGTCGAAGCGCATGGCGGCACCATCGCGGCAGAGGCCGCACCTCAGGGCGGCCTGTGGATTCGCGTGACCTTGCCGGTCTCGGGCAAGTCCGCCTGA
- a CDS encoding response regulator: MSTTETAHILIVEDEERLARLVADYLRAAGHRVQHLAEGTGVAAWVRRERPDLILLDLMLPGKDGLDICREIRTESQVPIIMTTARVEEIDRLLGLELGADDYVCKPYSPRELVARVKAVLRRTLAPEPPAADPGPLHLHRDELRVRAGDDEIELTAVEFALLETLHGAPGRIFSRDRLMDRIYRDHRVVSDRTIDSHVKKLRRKLAELVPDQELIHSVYGVGYRYETPADSD, translated from the coding sequence ATGAGCACGACAGAGACAGCGCACATCCTGATCGTCGAGGACGAAGAACGACTCGCCCGGCTGGTGGCGGACTATCTGCGAGCGGCCGGACACCGCGTCCAGCATCTGGCCGAGGGAACCGGTGTCGCCGCCTGGGTACGGCGCGAACGCCCGGATCTGATCCTGCTGGACCTGATGCTGCCGGGCAAGGACGGACTGGACATCTGCCGCGAGATCCGCACCGAGAGTCAGGTGCCGATCATCATGACCACGGCGCGAGTCGAGGAGATCGACCGGCTACTCGGACTCGAACTCGGCGCCGACGACTATGTGTGCAAGCCCTACAGTCCGCGCGAGCTGGTGGCGCGGGTCAAGGCGGTGCTCCGGCGCACGCTGGCACCCGAGCCTCCGGCAGCCGATCCCGGCCCGCTGCATCTGCATCGCGACGAACTGCGCGTGCGCGCGGGCGACGACGAGATCGAACTCACGGCCGTCGAGTTTGCCCTGCTCGAAACCCTGCACGGCGCGCCGGGGCGCATCTTCTCGCGCGACCGGCTGATGGACCGCATCTATCGCGACCATCGGGTCGTCTCGGATCGCACCATCGACAGCCACGTCAAGAAGCTCAGACGCAAGCTCGCCGAACTCGTGCCCGACCAGGAGTTGATCCATTCGGTCTATGGCGTCGGCTATCGCTACGAGACACCGGCCGACAGCGATTAG
- the pufB gene encoding light-harvesting antenna LH1, beta subunit yields MAEQSLSGLTEQQAKEFHEQFKVTYTAFVGLAALAHLFVIAANPWW; encoded by the coding sequence ATGGCCGAGCAATCCCTGTCGGGTCTGACCGAGCAGCAGGCGAAGGAATTCCACGAGCAGTTCAAAGTGACCTACACCGCGTTCGTCGGTCTGGCCGCTCTGGCTCACCTGTTCGTGATCGCCGCCAATCCTTGGTGGTAA